One window of Toxotes jaculatrix isolate fToxJac2 chromosome 19, fToxJac2.pri, whole genome shotgun sequence genomic DNA carries:
- the opn8b gene encoding opsin 8, group member b — protein MDIYNSTLSPALDIGAGCYLLVVAVLSIIGNLLVLIIAFKRSSRMKPVELLSVNLAVTDLGAAVTMYPLAVASAWSHRWLGGDITCILYGLAGFFFGIASIMNLTILAIVRFTVSINLQSPKEKISWKKVKMLCMWTWLYALIWALFPILGWGRYGPEPFGLSCSLAWGEMKHEGFSFVISMFSFNLIMPSIIIIFCYFGIAIKLYFTYKKSINNSNRVPHIVKLHRRLLVIAVLISVGFLGCWAPYGMVSLWSIFHDSKTIPPEVSLLPCMFAKSSTVYNPMIYYVFSQSFKREVKQLRGMCLGFNSCRVSSSVNDNSIYMVSTDIKPKIAARSTFQDITESKIVTLS, from the exons CTGTGCTCTCCATCATAGGAAACCTCCTGGTCCTCATCATCGCATTCAAAAGGTCATCGAGGATGAAgccagtggagctgctgagtgtgaATCTGGCAGTGACAGACCTGGGAGCAGCTGTCACCATGTACCCTCTGGCTGTGGCCTCTGCCTGGAGCCACCGCTGGCTCGGGGGAGATATTACCTGTATTCTTTACGGCCTGGCAGGATTCTTCTTCGGCATCGCCAGCATTATGAACCTGACTATCTTGGCCATAGTGCGCTTCACTGTTTCCATCAATCTGCAGTCTCCCA aggagaaaatcaGCTGGAAAAAGGTGAAGATGCTGTGCATGTGGACCTGGCTGTATGCTCTGATTTGGGCTCTGTTCCCCATACTGGGCTGGGGCCGGTATGGCCCAGAGCCCTTTGGGCTCTCCTGCTCACTGGCCTGGGGAGAGATGAAACATGAGGGTTTCTCTTTCGTCATCTCCATGTTCTCCTTCAACCTCATCATGCCTTCTATTATCATCATCTTCTGCTACTTTGGCATCGCCATCAAGCTCTATTTCACCTACAAAAAGTCAATAAACAACAGCAACCGAGTCCCCCATATTGTCAAGCTGCATCGGAGGCTGTTAGTA ATCGCTGTCCTGATCAGTGTAGGCTTCCTAGGCTGCTGGGCTCCGTATGGCATGGTAAGCCTGTGGTCCATTTTCCATGACAGTAAAACCATCCCACCTGAAGTCAGTCTCCTGCCGTGCATGTTTGCGAAGAGCTCCACTGTATACAATCCCATGATATACTACGTCTTCAGCCAGAGCTTCAAAAGGGAGGTAAAGCAGCTGCGAGGGATGTGCCTAGGGTTTAATTCATGCCGTGTTTCCAGCAGCGTCAATGACAACAGCATTTACATGGTTAGCACTGACATCAAGCCTAAAATAGCAGCACGATCTACTTTTCAGGATATCACAGAGTCAAAGATAGTGACTTTGAGTTGA
- the mut gene encoding methylmalonyl-CoA mutase, mitochondrial, which produces MLTAQRACAALAARRLVRASVSSALTHQSLIHTSVPWQDQDQDQAELHPEWASLAKKQLKGKNPEDLIWRTPEGINIKPVYTKADSASGADELPGVFPYTRGPYPTMYTYRPWTIRQYAGFSTVEESNKFYKDNIKAGQQGLSVAFDLPTHRGYDSDNPRVHGDVGMAGVAIDTVEDMKMLFDGIPLEKMSVSMTMNGAVIPVLAMFIVTGEEQGVSKDKLTGTIQNDILKEFMVRNTYIFPPEPSMHAIADIFAYTSKHMPKFNSISISGYHLQEAGADAILEVAYTIANGLEYCRTGLKAGLTIDEFAPRLSFFWGIGMNFYMEIAKLRAGRRLWATLIKKNFQPKNAKSLLLRTHCQTSGWSLTEQDPYNNVIRTVIEAMAAVFGGTQSLHTNSFDEALGLPTVKSARIARNTQIIIQEESGIPKVADPWGGSHMMESLTDDVYNTALKFINDIEEMGGMARAVAEGIPKLRIEECAARRQARIDSGSEVIVGVNKYRLEKEESVEVLAIDNTVVRQKQIEKLKKVRESRDPEAAKKCLAAIEECAQTREGNLLALAVEAARARCSVGEITDAMKKVFGEHKASTRMVSGAYRSEFGEHEEIALAHNRVADFKKHEGRNPRLLVAKMGQDGHDRGAKVIATGFADLGFDVDIGPLFQTPLEVAQQAVDADVHCVGVSTLAAGHKTLVPELIKELRKLNRPDILVICGGVIPPQDYEFLYQSGVCAIFGPGTRIPQAAVEVIDNIEKSLENIRQTM; this is translated from the exons ATGCTGACTGCACAGAGAGCATGTGCAGCACTGGCTGCCCGGCGCCTGGTTAGAGCTTCCGTCTCTTCAGCACTCACACACCAATCTCTGATCCACACTTCCGTACCATggcaggaccaggaccaggaccaggccGAGCTGCATCCTGAATGGGCCAGTCTGGCGAAGAAACAGCTTAAAGGGAAGAACCCTGAAGATCTGATCTGGCGCACACCGGAAGGAATCAACATCAAGCCTGTGTACACCAAAGCAGACTCAGCCAGCGGTGCTGATGAACTGCCAGGAGTGTTTCCCTATACTAGAGGGCCCTATCCCACTATGTACACTTACAGACCATGGACTATCAGGCAGTATGCTGGCTTCAGCACTGTGGAGGAGAGCAACAAATTCTATAAAGATAACATTAAAG CTGGACAGCAGGGACTTTCTGTGGCTTTTGACCTCCCGACGCACCGTGGTTATGACTCAGACAACCCCCGAGTCCACGGAGATGTTGGCATGGCCGGAGTCGCCATAGACACAGTTGAGGACATGAAAATGCTTTTTGATGGAATCCCACTGGAGAAGATGTCTGTTTCAATGACAATGAATGGAGCGGTTATCCCTGTACTGGCTATGTTTATTGTGACTGGAGAGGAGCAGGGCGTGTCCAAAGACAAACTAACAGGCACCATTCAGAATGACATTTTGAAGGAGTTTATGGTGCGTAACACCTATATTTTCCCCCCTGAGCCTTCCATGCATGCCATTGCAGACATCTTTGCTTACACCTCCAAG CACATGCCCAAGTTCAACTCGATATCCATCAGTGGCTACCATCTTCAGGAGGCTGGAGCTGACGCCATCCTGGAAGTGGCCTACACCATCGCTAACGGCCTCGAGTACTGCCGCACTGGTCTGAAGGCAGGCTTAACCATCGATGAGTTTGCCCCAAg gTTGTCATTCTTCTGGGGTATTGGGATGAATTTCTACATGGAAATTGCCAAGCTGAGGGCAGGCAGGAGGCTATGGGCCACGCTCATTAAAAAGAACTTCCAGCCCAAGAATGCAAAGTCTCTCCTCCTGCGCACACACTGCCAGACTTCAGGCTGGTCTCTCACTGAGCAG GATCCATACAACAATGTGATCCGAACGGTGATCGAAGCCATGGCAGCTGTGTTCGGGGGGACCCAGTCACTCCACACCAACTCGTTCGATGAAGCTCTGGGCTTGCCCACAGTGAAGAGCGCTCGCATTGCCAGGAACACCCAGATCATCATCCAGGAGGAGTCGGGCATCCCCAAAGTCGCTGATCCCTGGGGGGGCTCGCACATGATGGAGTCTCTCACAGATGACGTCTACAACACAGCCCTAAAG TTCATTAACGACATTGAGGAGATGGGAGGCATGGCCAGAGCTGTGGCAGAGGGCATTCCAAAACTTCGCATTGAGGAATGTGCAGCACGTAGACAGGCCCGCATTGACTCAG GATCAGAAGTAATTGTTGGGGTGAACAAATACCGtctggaaaaagaggagagtgTGGAGGTGCTGGCCATAGATAACACTGTTGTACGTCAGAAACAgattgaaaaactgaaaaag GTGAGAGAAAGTCGTGACCCTGAAGCAGCGAAGAAGTGCCTGGCAGCCATAGAGGAGTGTGCCCAGACCAGGGAGGGCAACCTTTTAGCCCTGGCTGTGGAAGCGGCTCGAGCCAG GTGCTCTGTGGGTGAAATCACAGATGCCATGAAGAAAGTGTTCGGTGAACACAAGGCCAGCACCAGGATGGTGAGCGGGGCTTACCGCAGTGAGTTTGGGGAGCATGAAGAGATTGCCCTGGCCCACAATAG AGTTGCCGATTTTAAGAAGCATGAAGGCAGGAATCCTCGACTGCTGGTGGCAAAGATGGGGCAGGATGGTCACGACAGAGGAGCCAAAGTCATTGCCACAGGGTTTGCAGACCTGGGCTTCGATGTGGACATCGGACCACTGTTTCAG ACTCCCCTTGAGGTGGCCCAGCAGGCCGTCGATGCAGACGTTCACTGTGTTGGGGTCAGCACgcttgctgcaggacacaagACCCTGGTCCCGGAGCTCATCAAGGAACTACGGAAGCTCAACAGGCCAGATATCCTTGTCATCTGTGGAGGTGTCATCCCACCACAG GACTATGAGTTCTTGTACCAGAGCGGTGTGTGCGCCATATTCGGCCCCGGCACCAGGATCCCACAAGCTGCTGTGGAGGTCATTGATAATATTGAGAAGAGTCTGGAAAACATCCGGCAGACCATGTGA